Proteins encoded within one genomic window of Bacillota bacterium:
- the spoIIE gene encoding stage II sporulation protein E, with amino-acid sequence MQSKVLKAVLAANKPYGHRRVDELSHFSRLAPLVVAGILLGRASLFYELSPFAVALFAAVRMVVPGAEWVTALALSVGVFWRGGPMMMVSFFGMVLAYLALEKILVPSSWERIVRAVLAGISVVVVRIPLLWWQAPTLYDVVTTLLEVALTMAMSIILVNSVSLLGSFTTERRFKSEEILSIAIAGALAIVGLSGISLFGVALQGIALKYLVMLSGLLGGAAWGAATGVAAPFLIYIGNPLALNYVGTYAFTGLVAGALKDWKKPGVIMGFMAATALSAVNFGGRDYLGDKLVEGIVASLLLMATSSQVRSRLYRLLPMALREEEAPVASGYASRLQVLAGKRLGELGDVFMELAETFRQPAQSGDAFDQSAHKLMDRLAQDVCEDCPGHKNCWGKDFYKTYQGLLDMLALTDMHGPLTIDMIPEAVRRRCDRQKELLKSLNSLCEVHRQTLYWQKRAVESRQLVASQLKGVAEVIDSLVADFNLEVEYLCESEEKIKRELAEQGLFSPQVEVTKGKNGRIEARITKHACSKEQNHCATVLIPLVTELLGRQVVRENRRCASLAGKSKCTVCLSTAQVLATDAGIAQLPRSQGISGDSFRIAELVGGKLALMISDGMGDGPLARQESRTAISLMEQMLRAGFDKEVTVQTINAVLALRSQGESFATVDMALLDLYTGNAEVMKIGASSSYHRRGDKVDVIRATTLPAGILSNIEIETSKLQLLPGDILVMLSDGVLEGQGGMVDKEEWLSRILRQATAEKAKDLAEYILNRARNNCGGTVTDDMTVLVLKILDKAISIPLVG; translated from the coding sequence GTGCAGTCAAAGGTCCTCAAAGCTGTTCTTGCGGCGAACAAGCCCTATGGGCATCGGCGGGTGGACGAGCTGTCTCATTTCTCGCGCCTGGCGCCACTCGTCGTGGCCGGGATTTTACTAGGTCGTGCGTCACTCTTCTACGAGTTGTCGCCGTTCGCAGTCGCCCTTTTTGCCGCCGTGCGGATGGTTGTTCCCGGCGCAGAGTGGGTGACCGCTCTCGCTTTAAGTGTAGGAGTGTTCTGGCGTGGCGGCCCCATGATGATGGTCAGTTTTTTCGGGATGGTTCTGGCCTACTTAGCGCTCGAGAAAATACTGGTGCCAAGCTCATGGGAGCGCATAGTTCGCGCGGTTCTCGCGGGCATATCCGTGGTTGTGGTCAGGATACCGCTCTTATGGTGGCAAGCACCGACGCTCTACGACGTTGTTACTACCTTGCTCGAAGTTGCCTTGACCATGGCCATGAGCATTATTTTAGTCAACTCCGTGTCCCTGCTCGGTTCGTTTACCACTGAGCGACGGTTCAAATCCGAAGAAATTTTGTCGATTGCCATAGCCGGCGCGCTAGCCATCGTAGGCCTATCTGGCATTAGCTTGTTCGGGGTCGCCCTACAGGGTATAGCGCTCAAGTACTTGGTCATGTTGTCTGGCCTCTTAGGTGGCGCTGCCTGGGGAGCAGCTACAGGGGTGGCGGCGCCCTTCTTGATATATATCGGCAACCCTTTGGCGCTCAACTATGTAGGAACGTATGCCTTCACTGGCCTAGTGGCTGGCGCGCTCAAAGACTGGAAAAAGCCAGGCGTCATTATGGGCTTTATGGCCGCTACAGCGCTCTCCGCCGTGAATTTCGGAGGTCGCGACTACCTAGGGGATAAACTGGTAGAGGGCATAGTAGCCAGCCTGCTGCTGATGGCCACGTCTTCACAGGTGCGTTCGCGCCTTTACCGCCTCCTGCCGATGGCCCTACGCGAAGAAGAGGCGCCCGTTGCCAGTGGGTACGCTTCTCGATTGCAGGTGTTAGCCGGAAAAAGACTAGGGGAGCTCGGCGATGTGTTCATGGAACTAGCGGAGACCTTTCGGCAGCCTGCGCAAAGTGGAGATGCCTTTGACCAAAGCGCGCATAAACTCATGGATCGGCTCGCCCAGGATGTGTGTGAAGATTGCCCGGGCCACAAGAACTGCTGGGGCAAGGACTTTTACAAGACATACCAAGGATTGCTTGATATGCTCGCCCTTACGGATATGCACGGACCGCTAACGATAGACATGATCCCCGAGGCGGTGAGGCGACGATGTGACCGCCAGAAGGAGTTGCTTAAGAGTCTAAATTCGCTCTGTGAAGTGCATCGGCAAACCTTGTACTGGCAGAAACGGGCCGTTGAGTCGCGGCAGCTCGTGGCCAGCCAGCTCAAGGGGGTTGCGGAAGTGATAGATTCTTTAGTGGCTGACTTTAACTTAGAAGTCGAGTACTTGTGTGAAAGCGAGGAGAAGATCAAGAGAGAGCTCGCCGAACAGGGGCTCTTTTCTCCCCAGGTTGAGGTCACAAAGGGCAAGAATGGCCGCATTGAAGCAAGAATTACTAAGCATGCCTGTAGCAAAGAACAGAATCACTGTGCCACCGTTCTCATTCCCCTAGTCACGGAGTTGCTCGGCCGCCAGGTAGTACGCGAGAATCGCCGCTGTGCGAGCTTAGCCGGTAAATCCAAGTGCACCGTCTGTCTTTCCACAGCACAGGTACTAGCAACGGACGCTGGGATAGCGCAACTTCCGCGCTCGCAGGGCATCTCAGGCGACAGTTTCCGCATTGCTGAGCTTGTGGGTGGCAAGCTAGCGCTGATGATAAGCGACGGCATGGGCGATGGGCCTTTGGCCCGCCAAGAGAGCCGCACAGCCATTAGTCTAATGGAGCAGATGCTGCGCGCGGGGTTTGACAAAGAAGTAACGGTACAAACAATAAATGCCGTACTGGCCTTGCGCTCACAAGGCGAGAGCTTTGCTACCGTCGACATGGCTCTCTTAGACCTGTACACAGGGAATGCGGAAGTAATGAAAATTGGGGCCAGTTCCTCATATCACCGGCGGGGGGATAAAGTCGATGTCATTAGGGCGACGACGCTTCCAGCAGGTATTCTTAGTAACATAGAAATAGAAACCAGCAAACTGCAGCTTCTCCCCGGAGATATTCTCGTCATGCTGTCAGACGGTGTGCTAGAGGGGCAAGGCGGCATGGTAGACAAGGAAGAGTGGCTTAGCCGCATATTACGGCAAGCCACTGCCGAAAAGGCCAAAGACCTAGCAGAGTATATTTTAAATCGTGCGAGGAACAATTGCGGCGGGACGGTTACCGACGACATGACCGTGCTGGTCCTTAAGATTTTGGACAAAGCTATTAGCATCCCCCTCGTTGGTTGA